Within Sander vitreus isolate 19-12246 chromosome 23, sanVit1, whole genome shotgun sequence, the genomic segment TTCCGAAAATGTCAGTTTCTCcgaaaatgtcagttttttcgtaaagttcagtttttttgaaaatttcaGTTTCTCCGAAAAGTTCAGAGTTTTTCCGAAAATTTCAGTTTTTCCCGAAAAGTTCAGTTCCTCCGAAAATTTCAGTTTCTCCGAAAAGTTCAGAGTTTCTCCGAAAAGTTACGAGTTTTTCCGAAAATTTCAGTTTTTCCGAAAAGGTCAGTTTCTTCGAAAAGTTCAGTTTTTCCGAAAAGTTCAGTTTCCGAAAAGTTCAGTTTCCGAAAAGTTCAATTTCCCCGAAAAGTTCAGAGTTTCTCCGAAAAGTTCAGTTTCTCCGAAAAGTTCAGAGTTTCTCCGAAAAGTTCAGTTTTTCCGAAAATTTCAGTTTTTCCGAAAAGTTCAGTTTCTCCGAAAAGTTCAATTTCTCCGAAAAGTTCAGAGTTTCTCCGAAAAGTTCAGAGTTTCTCCGAAAAGTTCAGTTTCTCTGAAAAGTTCAGTTTCTCCGAAAAGTTCAGTTTCTCCGAAAAGTTACCAGTTTCTCCGAAAAGTTCAGTTTCTCCGAAAAGTTCAGTTTCTCCGAAAATGTGAGTTTCTCCGAAAATTTCAGTTTCTCCGAAAAGTTCAGTTTCTCCGAAAAGTTCAGTTTTTCCGAAAATTTCAGTTTCTCCGAAAAGTTCAGTTTTTCCGAAAATTTCAGTTTCTCCGAAAAGTTCAGTTTCTCCGAAAAGTTACAAGTTTTTCCGAAAATTTCAGTTTCTCCGAAAAGTTCCGAGTTTTTCCGAAAATTTCAGTTTTTCCGAAAATTTCAGTTTTTCCGAAAAGTTCAGTTTCTCCGAAAAGTTCCgagtcacatttaaaaaaacgaaTAAAAGTGTAAAAGAGAAAGTTAAACTCATGatttgaatttaaataaaaacaatcacaCTGGAAATGTTCGTTAAAACAAACAGTCTCGTCTCGTTAAAAACACAATGCCTCACAGACCCGTGCgatctgattggtttaaagtccTAAAAAACTCCAGAATCTCCTGACAAACGGAGTGCCGTCCCCGCGTAGAAACATCTCGCTATGTTTCTGGAGTTAAACGGCCGCCGCAGTGGTCCAACCGGCTGATGCTGACATACATACTGCCTGATGGGTATATTGTGGATCACCAGCGGTGGTTCTTGGAAAAGTAGGCGATGAGCGCCACAGCCACACCCACGTAGATGCCCGTCCCGATGGTGATGGACAGCACGGCCAGGAAGAGAGTGCGCCGTGAACTAGAGCTCGCCGCATGGAAGTCTCCGTTAGACGATGCCTTATTGGTCTGAGAagggggaagagagggaggaagaagttAGCTGACAGGAGCAAAAAGTCCTCCAAACCGTATGAGGCTCAGCCTGTTTCTCATGAAGCATTCATACATTCAGTATAGCTgtctgtagagagacaacagtagagagtagtatgtagagacaacagtagagagtagtatgtagagacaacagtagagagtagtatgtagagagtagtatgtagagagacaacagtagagagtagtatgtagagagacaacagtagagagtagtatgtagagagcaGCATGTAGAGAgagaacagtagagagtagtatgtagagagacaacagtagagagtagtgtgtagagacagcagtagagagtagtatgtagagagacaacagtagagagtaatatgtagagagacaacagtagagagtagtatgtagagatagcagtagagagtagtatgtagagacaacagtagagagtagtatgtagagagacagcagtagagagtagtatgtagagacaacagtagagagtagtatgtagagagacaacagtagagagtagtatgtagagagacaacagtagagagtagtatgtagagacagcagtagatagtagtatgtagagagacaacagtagagagtagtatgtagagacagcagtagagagtagtatgtagagagacaacagtagagagtagtatgtagagagacaacagtagagtagtatgtagagagacaacagtagagagtagtatgtagagagacaacagtagagagtagtatgtagagacagcagtaaagagtagtatgtagagacaacagtagagagtagtatgtagagacagcagtagagagtagtatgtacagacagcagtagagagtagtatgtagagacaacagtagagagtagtatgtagagagacaacagtagagagtagtatgtagagacaacagtagagagtagtatgtagagacagcagtaaagagtagtatgtagagagacagcagtagagagtagtatgaagagagacagcagtagagagtaatatgtagagagacagcagtagagagtagtatgaagagagacagcagtagagagtagtatgtagagagacagcagtagagagtagtatgtagagacaacagtagagagtagtatgtagagacagcagtagagagtagtatgtagagacaacagtaaagagtagtatgaagagagacagcagtagagagtagtatgaagagagacagcagtagagagtagtatgaagagagacagcagtagagagtaatatgtagagagacagcagtagagagtagttgtttcctgggtgaaagtcttgtgttttctccttaacttttGTGTTTTAGGAGACAAACACCCccctcttatacagcagcagtaaaTGTGGAGGTTTCATAAGGTTAACAGACAAAGAACTGGAAGAAGAAACAAGATTATACAGCAGAGGGAGAACATCGGTCTGCTCTTTAATCAGGTTTTAATCAAGCTGATGTGATTTAGTTTCAGACCTCTGGCTGCAGAGAAAGATCATCTGAtgctcaacacaaacacaaacgggaatagagtgtgtgtgtgtgtgtgtgtgtgtatacgtgtgtgtgtgtgtgtgtgtgtatatacgtgtgtgtgtgtgtatacgtgtgtgtgtgtgtgtgtgtgtgtgtgtgtgtgtgtgtgtgtgtgtatatgtgtgtgtgtgtgtgtgtgtgtgtgtgtgtgtgtgtgtgtgtgtgtgtgtgtgtgtgtgtgtgtgtgtgtgtacgtgtgtgtgtgtgtgtgtgtgtgtgatcgtgtgtgtgtgtgtgtgtgtgtgtgtgtgtgtgtgtgtgtgtgtgtgtgtgtgtgtgtgtgtgtgtgtgtgtgtgtgtgtgtgtgtgtgtgtgtgtgtgtgtgtgtgtgtgtgtgtgtgtgtgtgtgtgtgtgtgtgtgtgtgtgtgtgtgtgtgtatatatgtgtgtgtgtgtgtgtgtgtgtgtatacgtgtgtgtgtgtgtgtgtgtgtgtatacgtgtgtgtgtgtgtgtgtgtgtatacgtgtgtgtgtgtgtgtgtgtgtgtgtgtgtgtgtgtgtgtgtgtgtgtgtgtgtgtgtgtgtgtgtgtgtgtgtgtgtgtgtgtgtgtgtgtgtgtgtgtgtgtgtgtgtgtgtatgtgtgtctgtgtctgtgtgtgtgtgtgtgtgtgtgtgtgtgtgtgtgtgtgtgtgtgtatatacgtgtgtgtgtgtgtgtgtgtgtgtgtgtatgtgtgtgtgtgtgtgtgtgtgtgtgtgtgtgtgtgtgtgtgtgtgtgtgtgtgtgtgtgtgtgtgtgtgtgtgtgtgtgtgtgtgtgtgtgtgtgtgtgtgtgtgtgtgtgtgtgtgtgtgtatacgtgtgtgtgtgtgtgtgtgtgtgtgtaacatgactctcctctttcctcttcctgttCACTGATGGATTTCAGTATGTGGGAAGTGTTGCCTTGGAAACCAGCTCCGTCTCTTTTTGCGCTGTAGGTGTGCAGTTCCCATAGAAACCGCATCCACCATATAGAAACAAAGGCACAACTaaaagtgtgcgtgtgtgtgtgtgtgtgtgtgtgtgtgtatgtgtgtgtgtgtgtgtgtgtgtgtgtgtgtgtgtgtgtgtgtgtgtgtgtgtgtgtgtgtgtgtgtgtgtgtgtgtgtgtgtgtgtgtgtgtgtgtgtctgtgtgtgtgtgtgtgtgtgtgtgtgtgtgtgtgtgtgtgtgtgtgtgtgtgtgtgtgtgtgtgtgtgtgtgtgtgtgtgtgtgtgtgtgtgtgtgtgtgtgtgtgtgtctttaactTTCCACAGTAccacatgttgaggtacttgtactttacttgagtcttttcttttcatgccactttctacttctactccactacatgacACTGAGCCCTGCCTAACCCTTGACACTAAGCCCCTGCCTAACCCTTGACACTAAGCCCTGCCTAACTCCCTTGACACTAAGCCCTGCCTAACCCTTGACACTAAGCCCTGCCTAACCCTGCCTGACACTAAGCCCTGCCTAACCCTTGACACTAAGCCCCTGCCTAACCCTTGACGCTAAGCCCTGCCTAACCCTTGACACTAAGCTGACCCTAGCCTAACCCTTGACGCTAAGCCCTGCCTAACACCACTTGACACTAAGCCCTGCCTAACCCTTGACACTAAGCCCTGCCTAACCCTTGACGCTAAGCCCTGCCTAACCCTTGACGCTAAGCCCTGCCTAACCCTTGACGCTAAGCCCTGCCTAACCCTTGACACTAAGCCCTGCCTAACCCTTGACACTAAGCCCTGACCCTGACGCTAAGCCCTGCCTAACCCTTGACACTAAGCCCTGCCTAACCCTTGACACTAAGCCCTGCCTAACCCTTGACGCTAAGCCCTGCCTAACCCTTGACACTAAGCCCTAACCCTTGACACTAAGCCCTGCCTAACCCTTGACACTAAGCCCTAACCCTTGACGCTAAGCCCTGCCTAACACTTGACACTAAGCCCTAACCCTTGACACTAAGCCCTGCCTAACCCTTGACACTAAGCCCTAACCCTTGACGCTAAGCCCTGCCTAACACTTGACACTAAGCCCTAACCCTTGACACTAAGCCCTGCCTAACACTTGACGCTAAGCCCTAACCCTTGACACTAAGCCCTGCCTAACCCTTGACGCTAAGCCCTAACCCTTGACACTACGCCCTGCCTAACCCTTGACACTAAGCCCTAACCCTTGACGCTAAGCCCTGCCTAACCCTTGACACTAAGCCCTGCCTAACCCTTGACACTAAGCCCTGCCTAACCCTTGACACTAAGCCCTAACCCTTGACACTAAGCCCTGCCTAACCCTTGACACTAAGCCCTGCCTAACCCTTGACACTAAGCCCTAACCCTTGACGCTAAGCCCTGCCTAACACTTGACACTAAGCCCTAACCCTTGACGCTAAGCCCTAACCCTTGACGCTAAGCCCTGCCTAACACTTGACACTAAGCCCTGCCTAAACCCTTGACACTAAGCCCTGCCTCAACCCTTGACACTAAGCCTCTAACCCTTGACGCTAAGCCCTGCCTAACCCTTGACACTAAGCCCTGCCTAACCCTTGACACTAAGCCCCGCCTAACCCTTGACACTAAGCCCTGCCTAACCCTTGACACTAAGCCCTGCCTAACCCTTGACACTAAGCCCTGCCTAACCCTTGACACTAAGCCCTGCCTAACCCTTGACACTAAGCCCTGCCTAACCCTTGACACTAAGCCCTAACCCTTGACGCTAAGCCCTGCCTAACCCTTGACACTAAGCCCTGCCTAACCCTTGACACTAAGCCCTGCCTAACCCTTGACACTAAGCCCTGCCTAACCCTTGACACTAAGCCCTGCCTAACCCTTGACACTAAGCCCTGCCTAACCCTTGACCCTAAGCCCTGCCTAACCCTTGACACTAAGCCCTAACCTTTGACCCTAAGCCCTGCCTAACCCTTGACCCTAAGCCCTGCCTAACCCTTGACGCTAAACTGGCCCTAAGCCAGCCCCCCATTAATGTCCAAAtctccccaaaatggtctcaatcGTTTGTGCCGTTAAAAGAAGGTGTGAAAAGGCTTTGTGTAGgagaatacattttaatgacAAATGTCTTCTCATGGAACATGTAACAATAGCATTGAACTGATGAAATAAAGCCTGATAACAGCACAAACCATAATTTTTACAGTGCAAACAAATAGcagtattttaataatttttggaTGACACGGGGGGCCAGCTTCATGCAGGgtacattttcactgcaggacttttactgtaacttaggatttttacagtgtggtattagtacttttagtgGAGTAAAGTAGCTGTTTGTCTATCTGCTTGATTtcacaaaccaaaaacatacGGCACATATCAGCTGAATCACGgttcagagacagagacagagagagacagagagagagagagagagagagacagagagagacagagagacagacagagagagggagagagagagagagagagagagagagagacagagagagagagacagagagagagagagagagagagagagagagagagagagagagagagagagagagagagagagagacagagagagacagagagacagacagagagagggagagagagagacagacagagagagagagagagagagagagagagagagagagagacagagagagagagacagagagagagagagagagagagagagagagagagagagagagagagagagagagagagagagagagagagagagagagagagagagagagagagacagacagacagagggagggagagagagacagagagagagagagacagagagagagagagagagagacagacagacagagggagagagagagagagagagagagagagacagagagagagagagacagagagagagagacagcgagagagagacagagagagagagagagagagagaccgagagagagacagagagagagacagagagaccgaACACACGGACAGACGGACTATCCGTCTTATATAAGTGATCTGCAGTGTGTAGGAGCAGCTTTCTATTAATGCTCCTAAAACAGACAgcagatcatctacagtctgaatacacactacacatatccacacatacagtatatatactgtatacagtctgaatacacactacacatatccacacatacagtatatatactgtatacagtctgaatacacactacacatatccacacatacagtatatatactgtatacagtctgaatacacactacacatatccacacatacagtatatatactgtatacagtctgaatacacactacacatatccacacatacagtatatatactgtatacagtctGACACAtatccacacatacagtatatatactgtatacagtctgaatacacactacacatatccacacatacagtataaatactgtatacagtctgaatacacactacacatatccacacatacagtatatatactgtatacagtctgaatacacactacacatatccacacatacagtatatatactgtatacagtctgaatacacactacacatattcacacacacatacagtatatatatatatatatatactgtcagaatacacacacatacagtatatatatgtatatatactgtatacagtctgaatacacactacacatatccacacatacatacatacgtatatatatatatactgtatacagcgAGGTCGGCGTGAGTCAGTGGTTGagttaatgtgttttattttgatttttgatgtgtgtgtgtttgtgtgtgtgtgtgtgtgtgtgtgtgtgtgtgtgtgtgtgtgtgtgtgtgtgtgtgtgtgtgtgtgtgtgtgtgtgtgtgtgtgtgtgtgtgtgtgtgtgtgtgtgtgtgtgtttgtgtgtgtgtgtttgtgtgtttgtgtgtgtgtgtgtgtgtgtgtgtgtgtgtgtgtatatcaccTCGTGCGACAGGTAGAAGGCGGCGATGCCGAGCGGCCAGAAGCAGCAGAGCATGGAGAAGACACTGAGGCCCAGGTGATCGCTGGGAGGCATCAACAGGAAGGCATCCTCGCTCTCTGATTCGCTGGAGTAATCACtctgaacatacacacacacacacacacacacacacacacacagagacacacacacacaggtgaggaagagagggagggaggaggccGGTCCGTGGCAGAGGCAGTGTAGACAAAAATGTTGAGCAAATCCAATGTCAAAACAATGGAAGGAAACACCATAAACGACAACAACTAAAAATGAAAAACTTGAACAACGTAACAAACAACAACGACAGAAACCGCTGAAATCTGGCCTTGGGCACCAATgagttagggactgttcgttttttatttaaggggctaccggaggagttttggtaTCTTTAGTCTAAATAGACTTAACCCTCCCTttgccagcaatacattttggatgaccctccaaaatgattgggaaaaaaggcatgaccctccccaataATGTATTGATGCCTCCTGTACTGGTCTGTGCTTGGCAAAGCTGGACAGGTAGCCACTGTTTACatgacttaacctctgctttctcatcgtATACACcacactaggcttcctcagtcattgtaaattttagcatataggtaaagttaccgaagctgaacattatccaaaactccatttctcagacgagcgtcaatttgggagcttgcatgctactactccttccttctcaaaggctgtcgtttatatatatatatataatatcaccgggaccgaaaggatatttgagtcgggtatggctgcagcctggagacctcccgtctcacgccctcccggctggtgcatctccgagcttcgacttttcaaaataaaagcttgcatctggtccgctatgttttcgtactttggtgttttggatgtttttgaactaaacagtacggcaatcatgctaatgaatacaattattttttcagcagatgtcttagttacaacacgatggagttagcaaagcagatttgtgtttaaatgtgcgggcgggatttattcagtttgggaaatcccacggtctctacaAAGCTATAGCTCAAATtgctggctgactaaacagtgAGGGACCCATCTGATAGCGATGGGGGACCGAGACTGAGAGAACTACATGGAAAATATGccccaaacaagccactttgaaattttgctgttttcatgaatacaaaagttggatgACCCGCCCCAGACAAAAAACGTTGGGTGTCCCTCCCCTCAACatagaataaaaagacatgaccctcccctattttcctccggtggtccattccattaataccgaacggtcccttagagCCGGCGTGAATTAAAGGATTTTATTTCCCTCTGATGAATGTGAAATAAATCCTCACCTCGAGCTCCTGGAACTCGCCGTCGTCGTCGATGTCGTATGACAGCGTGGGAATCTTTGCGTCCTCACCAGAAAATTCCAGAAACTTCCCGTCAATCAGCGGCGCCTCCCTCGCGTCGGGGCCGAGCCCCTCGATGAACGTCGTCTCGCAGCAGTCGCCCCCGCTGCCGCCGGCCTCCCCCCATGCCCGCAGCACGCTCTCCGGGTACCGGAGGAGGCCGGGCGCCGCAGACGCTGCCATCTGGTGGGGGTGGAGAGCGCTGGGGTTCAGGATCTGAGGGGCAGCCCTACTTCCTCCTCTTTAACATAAGATAAGATATGGAAGATACATAATATACGTAATATCTAATAAGGTACGTAAGATATGatacataaaatacataatatacGTAATATACTTAATATAACATAAGGTACGTAAGATACGATACTTAATATACGTAATATATACGTAATATAACATAAGGTACGTAAGATAATATACGTAAGATAATGTACGTAAGATAATGTACGTAAGTTAATATACGTAAGATAAGGTACGTAAGATAAAGTACGTAAGATAATATACGTAAGATAAGGTACGTAAGATAATGTACGTAAGATAAGGTACGTAATATAATATACGTAAGATAAGGTACGTAATATAAGGTACG encodes:
- the syndig1 gene encoding synapse differentiation-inducing gene protein 1 — its product is MEGGEQGEASSEPRRNSPREGERGETCRQNGVINTQRLLVYSTPQYLCPDTSGGGGSNLDRGGSRAAPQILNPSALHPHQMAASAAPGLLRYPESVLRAWGEAGGSGGDCCETTFIEGLGPDAREAPLIDGKFLEFSGEDAKIPTLSYDIDDDGEFQELESDYSSESESEDAFLLMPPSDHLGLSVFSMLCCFWPLGIAAFYLSHETNKASSNGDFHAASSSSRRTLFLAVLSITIGTGIYVGVAVALIAYFSKNHRW